The nucleotide window GCGATCTCGACCAGTTCGTCGACCTCGAGGTCGAGCCCGGTCATCTCGCAATCGATCCAGACCAGCCGGTCGCTCGTTGAAGACATGCTGAGATTCTAACGACCGGCACCGACACGGCCCCCCCGGAGAGATTCGAACTCCCGACCAAGTGGGTAGAAACCACCTGCTCTGTCCACTGAGCTACGGGGGGTCGGGGCGCATGCGGCCGCCTCAGACAGCATAACGACCCGGGCGATGGATGGCCGACCGCCGCCCCGCGGCGCCGGCGGCGGTCGGGCGGTCACGGGAGCGGATGCCGGATCCCGCGACCGGTCACCGCCGGGCGTCCTCCCAGACGATCTCGTCATAGGCGGGCGCCCGGTCGATGAGTCCGGATTCGAGGTGGAAGTCGACCGCGGTCCGGTAGCCGGTCTCGTCGATCGCGGTCGCGTCGGCCATCTCGTCGGGGAGCAGGGCGATGAGCGCGTCGAGCGTCGCCGCATCCGTCGAACCGAGGTATTCGGCGAGCAGCTCGGCCGCCGCATCCGGCTCCTCGGCGATGAATGCGAGCGCCGAGTCGATCGCCCGGTTGAACGCCAGGATCTGCTCGCCCTTGGCGTCGAGGGCGGCGGTGGTGCTGAAGAGCACGCCATGCAGCTCGTCCTCCATCGCGGGGATGTCTCCGCGCTGCGGCGAGATGTAGATCTCGCCGACGCCCTCCGAGACGGCCATCTGGCCGACGGGCTGGAAGAAGGCGAGCGCATCCACCTGGCCTTCTGAGAGGGCGCCGATCGCGGCCGGTGCCGATCCGCCGAGGTTCACGAGCGTGGCATCCGTCGACGGGTCCTTGCCGATGCTCTCGAAGAGGTACGTCACGAGCGCCTCGGTGCCCGACCCCGGCCCCGTGATGCCGATGTTCTTGCCGACGAGCGCAGCGGCCCGCTCCTCGACCGGGGCGTCGGCGGCCGGCCCGTCGAAGCCCTCGCCGACGATGACGTCGACGTAGTACTCGGTGACGAGCGCCCCCGTGACGCGGGCGCGATCGTCCTGCTCCTGCAGGTTGAAGGCGTCCGTGATGACGCCGGCGGCGACGTCGATCGAGCCCGAGGTGAGGGCTGCGGCGAGCTTGGCGCCGGTGCCGAGGCGCGGGCGTTCGCCGAGCTCGACGCCCTCGTCGTCGAAGAACCCCTGCTGTTCGGCGACGAAGAGCGGGAAGAAGGCGATCGAGTCGCTGATCTGCCCGACGTCGAGCGGATCGGATGCGTCCGCCTGCTCGGATCCGCCGCCCGCACAGGCGCTCGCGGCCAGTGCGACGGCGCCCGTCAGGGCGAGGGCTGCGGCGAGGCGCGGCAGACGCCTCCTGGGCCGGTGGGTCATGATGGGGCTCCTCTCGGGTGGTGTGGTGCGGTTCAGGCCTCGTCGAGGGGCTTCCAGCGCCCGGCCCGCGAGGAGATCAGGGCGACGATGCCGTTCAGCAGCATCGCCAGCACGGTGAGCACGGCGACGGCCGCGAAGACGCCCGCCGTGTTGAACTGCGCGGCCGAATCGTTGATGAGGTAGCCGAGCCCGCGATTCGAGGCGACGAGCTCGCCGATCACGGCGCCGATGAGGGCGTAGGGGATGGAGACCTTGAGCCCGGTGAGCAGCCCCGTCATCGCGGCCGGCAACACGACCTTCAGCGCCACCTGCCGGCGCGAAGCGCCCATGAGGCGGACCGCGTCGATGAGTCCGCGATCCACGTCCCGCACGCCGGCGGCCGTGTTCAGGAATACGAGGAAGAAGACGCTTACGGCGGCCAGGATGATTTTCATCTCGATCCCGATGCCGAACCAGACGATGAAGAGCGGCGCGAGCGCGACCTTCGGGATGGAGTACAGGGCCATCATGAACGGCTCGAACACGTCGTAGACGAGGTGGACGGCGGCGAGCAGGAAGCCCAGGAGGGCGCCGGTGACGACGCCGATGGCGTAGCCGGCGGCGACCTCCTGGACGGTGATCCAGGTATGCGTGGGCAGTGTGCCGTCCGCGATCCACTCGATGAGCTGGTTCCAGACCGCGGCCGGGTTCGAGATGAACAACGGGTTCGCCACCGTCGCCGAGGCGAGCTGCCAGGCGCCGAGAAACGCCAGGAAGAGGGCGACCCGCAGCATCCACACCGTCGTGCGGCGGCCGTTGCGGCTCCACCAGCTGCGTCGCCTCGCCTCCTTGACGGGGCAGCCGGAGGCGGGGGCTCCGGATGCCGCGCCCGCCGGGATCGTGTGCGCCGCGGTCATGCCGCCGCCTCCGATCCGGCTTCGGCACCGGCGCGCAGGGCCGCCGCGAACGTGTGCCGCAGCTCGGCGAACGCCGGCGTCTCGGCGATCGCCTCGAGGTCTCGCGGCCGGCCGAGCCCGATCTCCAGGTCGAGCAGGATTCGGCCGAGCGCCCCGAGCACGACGACGCGATCGCCGAGGAGGAGGGCCTCGTCGATGTCGTGCGTGACGAAGACGACCGTCTGCCGCGTCTGCGCCCAGAGTCGGAGCAGCTCGCCCTGGAGCTCTCGACGCAGTTGCGCGTCGAGGGCGCCGAACGGCTCGTCCATGAGGATCGTCTCGGCCCCGGAGGCGAGCATGCGCGCGAGGCTCGCCCGTCGCCGCATGCCGCCGGACAGTTCGCGCGGATAGCTGTCGGCGAAGCCTGCGAGGCCGACCCTGGCGATGAGGTCCTCGGCGGTGGCCCGTCGTTCGGCGCGACCGGTCCCGGCGATCTCGAGGGGCATCTCGACGTTGCGCTGTACTGTGCGCCAGGGCATCAGCGTGTCGCTCTGCGTGAGATAGCCGATATCGGGTGTGGGGCCCGTGTGCGGTCGGCCGTGGTGCAGGACCCGCCCGGACGTCGGCTTCTGCAGCCCCGAGAGCAGGTTCAGCATGGTCGACTTGCCGCAGCCTGATCGGCCGAGCACGGTCACGAAGGAGCCCGTGCCGATGCTGAGGCTGAAGTCTCGGAGGGCGACGGTGGCGACGTCGTCTCGCTGGAACTCCTTCGTGAGGCGCTCGATCTCGAGGACGCCGCTCACGGGGTCGTCTCCTGCAGCTCGTGATGGGCCGCCGGCGCGTCGTCGAGCGGGGCGGCGCCGACGAGGAACCGAGAGTTGTGGACGATCATCGTGCGCACCTCCGCTTCGCCGAAGCCGTCGCCGAGCAGGATGTCGGCGGCGATCGCGAGCCCGTCTTCGACGGGCGGGTTGAAGGGCTGGCCGAGGTCGGAGCTGATGACCGAGTGCTCGGGGCCGGCGGCACGGATGTTGCCGAGCCAGTCCGCCCACGACACCTTGCCCGTGAGCGGAGTCGTCAGGCACCGCTCGAGCAGTGCGCCGCTCGGCACGAGGGCGCGCTGGGCCTCCACCGGGATGCGCTGCGAGGTGAACTCCGGATGCGTGACGACGATGCGGCGAACGCCGCGGTCGCGGGCCGCCGCGATGACCCGCGCCGATTCGTCGCCGTGCAGGTGCCCGGTGGCGAGGGTGAGGTCGTGCCGGGCGATGAGGTCGAGCACCTGCCCGCAGGCGAGCGCGACCTCGCCGTCGGCGCCGAGCACCTCGACCGGCGGGCTGTCGATGCCCCGGTCGCGGAGATCCTGCTGCAGGGCGGCCCACATCGGCGGGGTCGAGCCTTCGGGGGCGGCGGCGAGGCTCGAGCGCTGGTTCGCGCTGTCGACGGTGGGCATCCAGACGAATCGTGCGCCGCTACGCGCAGCGATCTCGACGGCGACCGGGTTCATACCGCCCACCGAGGCATTCAGGGTGACGGCGCCCACCGCATCCACCTCGGGGTGCACGGCGCGCACGAGCGAGGCGCGTTCGGCCGTGGGCACGTAGTGCGATTTCAGCACGAAGCCCGCCATGCCGAGGTCGGCGAAGCGGGCTGCGAGTTCGAGGTCCGTGATGCGGCGCCGCATGACGTCGGGGGCGATGTGCACGTGGACGTCGTAGGCGCCCTGCACAAGGCGGCGGGAGTGGTCGCTCGGTCGGGGGTGCTCGGGCATCTCGCTCCTTTGCGATAGTTGTCTCAATATTGTCGACATTTCTGTGAACAGTGTCAACGGATCCGTCGGTCACGAACCCGAAACACCGGAGCGGTATCGTCATCGGCATGCGCGAACTGCAGGAACGGATCATCGCCGATCTCCACGTCTCCCCGTCGATCGATCCCGCCGCCGAGGTGCGGCGTCGCATCGATTTCCTGAAGGACTACCTCCGCGGCGGCGGCGCCGGCGGCTTCGTGCTCGGCATCAGCGGCGGGCAGGATTCCACCCTCGCCGGCCGGCTTTGCGCGCTCGCCGTCGCAGAACTCGCCGACGCCGGCTCACCCGCCCGCTTCCTCGCCGTGCGGCTGCCCTACGGCGTGCAGCACGACGAAGACGACGCGCGACTGGCCCTCGACTTCATCGAAGCGCCCGAAACCGTCGATTTCGGCATCCGGGGCGGCGTCGACGGCCTCGCGGCCGACTTCCTCGAAGCCGCAGGCGCGCCCATCAGCGACTTCGGCAAAGGCAACGTGAAGGCGCGCATGCGCATGATCGCCCAGTACGCGCTCGCCGGCGAGAACGGCCTGCTGGTCGTCGGCACCGACCACGCGGCCGAGGCCGTCACGGGCTTCTTCACCAAATACGGCGACGGGGGAGCGGACGTGCTGCCCCTCACCGGGCTCACGAAACGCCAGGGGCGGGCCATGCTCGAATACCTCGGGGCGCCCGAGCGCCTGTACTTGAAGATCCCGACCGCGGACCTCCTCGACGAGAACCCCGGCCAGTCCGACGAAGCCAACCTCGGCATCGGCTATCGCGACATCGACGCCTACCTCGAAGGCGAGGAGATCGACGACGAGGTGGCCGCTCGCATCGAGCGTCGCTACCTGCAGACCGAGCACAAGCGCCGTACGCCCGCCTCGCTCTTCGACGAATGGTGGCGGCCGGGCGCCTGAGCGGATGCCGCGAACGCGGCGGACCGATCAGCGCTGTTCGCCGCCCGGGGCGTCATACCCGGAACCCTCGTACCCCGCCGAGGTCGAGGAGTATCCGGCCGCGTCGTAGTCGTAGGGCTGGGTGGCCAGCGGCGTGCCGGCGACCGGCGTCGGCGGGGTGACCGGGTCGGGATCGACCATGACGGCGCCCTGATAGCGCTCGTGGTGCTGCTCGGCGACCCACGCGTCCTGCTCCTGCTGCGCCTCGGGCTCCGGCTCGAGCCGCTGCTGCTCCTTCCAGCGGTCGAGATCCTGCTGGAACCGGCGCCGCGACTTCGCCGGATTCCGCTGCCACTCGACGAGACGGTCGCGGAACTCGACGACGGCCGGGTCGAGCTGGTAGCCGAAGGTCGCCGAGGCGCGCTTCAATTCATGGAGCTGGTGCGCGGCCCAGTTCGCGGCCGCGTCGGCGCCGCGGATCGGGAGCAGACGGACGAGGATGTCGGCCTGCCCGACCGCGCGATCGGCCAGGATCTGCTCCTGCGGCGTCAGCGAGTTCCATACGGAGGCCTCAGTGGCCGCGTCGACGAGGGCGGCGATCGCACTCGCCTTCTGCTCGCGATCGCGCAGTTCGATGACCCGGCGCACCCCGCCTCGCGCGATCCACGCCGAGAGCAGGCCCGAGACGATGACGGCCACGAACAGCACCGTCGCCGTGAACACGATGGCCTGTCCGTCCGAAGAGACGAGCCACGCTGCGAAGTCATTCCACCACTGCATGATCGAAGCGTAGCGGGGCTGCCGCACCGATCAGCGGAAGCACTCCGCCGCGTCGCGAGCAGACCAGAACTCGCCGAGCGGAACCGACCGCGAAGCGCCGTGCGGCAGGCGCCGGGCCGCGAAGCGCTCGCCGTGTTCGGCGGTCGTGCGCTCGATGTGCCCGAGCACCAGTCCGCCGGCCCCGACGACCCTCCAGAGCGACGGCCCGGCCGGCACGAATCGCATCCCCGGCAGGGTCACGCCGAGCCGTTCGGGGATGCGGAGCGGTTCGGGCGGGCGCAGGCCGTCGCCGAGCCGGCGCGCGGCCGGTGCATGACGTTCGCCGCGGTGCTGCAGTGCGGTGGGCATGAGGGGGCTCCCTTCGTCGTGCAGCCGGCCCTGCGTGGTGCTTCGAGCCTGCCGCGACCCACCGACATCGGCTTACCCGAGCACGGAACCGTGCGCGGTGAAGGGCTCGACGGCGGCGACCTCCTCGGTATCGAGCGGAGCCGCGTCCAGGGCTGCGACGTTCTGCTCGAGCTGCGCGACGCTCGAGGCGCCGATGAGGGCGCTGGCGATCTGCGGCACGCGCAGCACCCACGAGAGGGCGAGCTGGGCGAGGCTCTGGCCGCGGCCGCGAGCCACGGCATCCAGTGCGCGAGCCCGTTCGAGGTACGCGGCATCCACCCGCTCGCGGGGCAGGAACCCGCTCGTGGCCGCCCGGGAATCCTCCGGCACCCCGCCGAGGTACCGGTCCGTCAGCAGCCCCTGGGCCAGCGGCGAGAAGACGATCGCCCCCGCCCCCAGCTCCTCGAGGGCGTCGAAGAGGCCGTCGTCCTCGACATGCCGGTCGAACACCGAGTAGCGGGGCTGGTGGATCGTGAGCGGCACGCCCTCGGCGGCCAAGGCGTCGCGTGCGGCCCGGGTCTCGGCAGCCGAGTAGTTCGAGACGCCGACGTAGAGCGCCTTGCCCGCCCGCACGGCCTGCGCGAGAGCGCCCATCGTCTCTTCGATCGGGGTGTCGGGGTCGGGGCGGTGCGAGTAGTAGACGTCGACGTAGTCGAGCCCGAGGCGGCCGAGGGAGGCGTCGAGCGAGGCGGTCAGGTTCTTGCGGGAACCCCATTCGCCGTAGGGGCCGGGGCCCATGCGGTACCCGGCCTTCGTCGAGACGATGATCTCGTCCCGGTAGGCGGCCAGGTCCCCGGCGAGGATCCGGCCGAAGTTCGCCTCGGCGCTGCCGGGCGGCGGGCCGTAGTTGTTGGCGAGGTCGAAATGGGTGATGCCGAGGTCGAAGGCCCGGCGGACGATCGCACGCTGCGTCTCGAACGGCCGGCCGTCGCCGAAGTTGTGCCAGAGGCCGAGGGAGAGCGCCGGAAGCTTCAGGCCGCTGCGACCGACCCGCCGATACTCCATGCGGTCGTAACGTTCGGGAATGGCTGAGAAGGTCATGCCGTTACCCTATGGCGATGGAAACGTATGTTCTCGCGGGTGGATGCTTCTGGTGCCTCGACGCGGTGTACCGCACCTTGCGCGGCGTCGCCGACGTCGTCTCCGGGTACACCGGCGGCACGGTCGCCGACCCCGACTACGAGCTCGTCTGCACCGGCACGACCGGGCACGCCGAAGCGGTCGCCGTGACCTTCGACCCCGAGGTGCTGCCGCCCGAGGTCGTCCTCGACGTCTTCTTCACCCTGCACGATCCGACGCAGCTGAACCGGCAGGGCGCCGACGTCGGCACCCAGTACCGTTCGGCGATGTTCTACACCGACGAGGCGCAGCGGGAACGCTTCGAAGCGGCCCGCAAGCGGGCGGCCGAGTGGTGGCCGGGCGAGATCGTCACGACCATCGAACCGCTCGGCGCCTTCTTCCCCGCCGAGGAATACCACCAGGACTTCTTCGCGAAGAACCCCGGGCAGGGCTACTGCCTGGCCGTCGCCCTGCCGAAGGTCAACAAGATCCGCCGCTCCTATGCGGAGTACGTCCAGGCCTGACCCTTCCTCCACAGGGCACCCGTGCGACGGCGGTTTCCACGGTTTTTCCGGATCCCGTCCGGCGGGTGGATGCCGCGGGCAGACTCTCCGTGCGGCCCCGGACGCCGATCCGGCACGAGGAGCGATTCCGGGGCCGCCGCACCGCGGTCGTCGCGGTGCGCCCCGAGAAGAAGGAGGCGGCATGGCCGACCACATCACGATCACGGGGTTCGTCGGCAACGAACCGCAGGTGATCCCCACCAAGAACGGTCAGGCGATGACCGTGTTCCGCATCGGATCGACCCGCCGCAGGCGTACCGAGAACGGTTGGGAGGACGCCGGCACCAACTGGTACGGCGTCACCGCGCACCGCTACCTCGGCCAGAACGCCCACGCGAGCATCAAGAAGGGCGACCCCGTCGTCGTCAGCGGGCAGCTGCGCGTCACCGACTGGGAGAACGGCGAGCGTCGGGGCACGAACCTCGACATCGTCGCCGACGCGATCGGGCACGACCTCGGCTGGGGTCGCTCGGTCTTCGCCCGCAGCATCACCCGGTCGACCTCGCCGGACGCCGGCGCCGACGAGGCGTGGCCCGAGACCGGGCCGGCATCCGCGGACGGCGACCCGGGCGACGCGGCGGAGGATCCCGCAGGCGATCTCCCGACCGAACCCGCCGACGCGACGCCCGTGCCGTTCTGACCCGTCACGGCTGCGTCGATCGCTCCGTCGAGGCGCGATCGACGCCGGGCGCGGGCGCCGCCGCAGGATGCGGCGCCCGTGCCCGTAGACTCTCCGGGAACGCGCCGGCCCGAACCGCCGGCCCGTGAGGCAAGGGGAGTCATGAGGAGTGCCCATCCGCTTCGACGGATCGCCGCAGCCGCTTCGGCGGTCGCCGTCATCGCCGCGCTCGCCGCGTGCACCTCCGATCCGTCGCCGGCCCCGAGTCCGTCGCCGTCGGCGAGCGAGCGCCCGAGCCCGACGCCGGCCGGCCCGCCGGAGCTCGACCCCGACGGCGGCGCCGTCGACAACCTCGGCTACTTCGACCATGTGAACCGCACGACGGCCGCGACCGAGCCCGGCGTCGACGGGCGCGTGTTCATCGACGCCCTCGTCGCTGCCGGCTTCGACAAGGCCGCCATGCAGGTGACGGCCGACCGGACGACGCTCGGCAGCGAGGCCGACTCGGTCCAGTTCTCCGTGACCTGGAAGGGCGAATGCCTCATCGGCCAGTACGGGCCGGGCTCCGACGGCTACCAGAGCGCCGTGCAGCCCGAGCTCGGCACGAGCGGCTGCCTGATCGGCGCCACCCGCCCCATAGACTGGTAGGCGACATGGCGGAATATGTTCCGCAGGTCCTAACGCAAACGCGGCGTGTCTCTCGCCTCTCGATCCGGGAGGGTGAAGCGGGGTTGCTTACCCGTTCTTGGTTCGCGGTCGCCGAGTTCGCCGCCGAGGCTGCCGAGGACGGCCGCTAGCCGCTCAACGTTTGAGCCCCTGACCAGGGATTTGCGCGAGGGTCTTGGTGTGTGTCATGCTCCTGCCGGGCGCCGGATCGGCCGGCGCGACGAGGAGGTTGCACATGTCTGATTTGGTAGCGCGTTCGGAGCTCGGGGCGGCGCTGGCGCAGTTGATTCCGGATTCGACGATGTTCCGTGGCGCGAATGTCGGAGACCTGGCGTTCGGCGAGCTCGTGGATGCCGTGTACGACGCGCGGGTCCTCGAGGGGCTCGAGGGTCGCGGCGCGATCTAAGACGGCCCGAAGCTAGAACAAGTAGCTTCGGGCCGCAGGGGCCAGCCTAGCGAAACGCGAAAAGCCCCCGCTCTCCGATGGTGGAGGGCGGGGGCTTTCGGTGTCAGGCGCCGGGGGCGGTGCTGTCGGGGGCGGTGGCGAGCACGGGGGCGCCGTTGGTGACGGCGGCCGTGAGGGCGTGCAGGGGGTCGGCGTCGCGCATGGCTCGCCAGCGGTCGACGTCGTCGTTGGTGACGCCGGGGACGCGCTCCCAGAGGGCTTCGACGGGGACGTCGAGGGTTTGGCGGAGCTTGCCGAGGGCGTCGACGGTCGCGGCGAGTGAGCGGGCCTCGGTGTCGCGCCAGCGGACGGCGGCCGACGGGCCCTCGAGGGGTTGGCCCGCGGCTTGCGCGGCGAGTCGGAAGACGGCTTCCCACGCTTCGCCGAACAGGAGCTCGTACTCGTTGAGGCGGCGCTGGGTCGAGTCGTTGAGGGAGGCGAGGCCTTCGGCGGAGACGTTGATGAGGTCGCCGGTGAGGATGTTGGGGTTGATCTGTGCGATCGCGGCAAGTGTCTTGACAGCGCTGCTGTAGGCGGCGAGGTGGCCGCTTACGTCGGTCTGGGCGAATTCGCCGAACTTGGTGTCGGTCGAGTCGCTTGTCCAAAGGCGGTCTGCGCCGGGTTCGAAGCCAGGGCCGTCGCCGGCGCCGTCGCGGGGCTCGTCGCCGGTCTCGTCGCTAAGCATGAGGCCGGTCGCCCAGCGCTGCCGGAAGCTCGAGTACTGCATGGCGACGAGCATTTCAAATCGAATTTCGTTCACCTGCAGTTGGAGCGGGACGAGCGGGGCGATCAGGCCGCGGGGCTCGTCGTCGAGGCGGTCGCGGAAGCGGACCCAGGGGGTGACGCCGAGGGGGTGCGGCTCGGGGTCGCCGGCGGGCCGCCAGTGGCTCGAGTTCTCGGGCAGGGCCCAGGCCTGGCGGTCCGTCGGGGTGTAGACCTCGGCGAGGCGGGCGCCGGCGATATCTACGCCGGCGAGCTCGACGGCGTAGAGGGGAAGTCGGCGTCGGGGTTTGCGTACCAGGCCGCCGAGCGGAGGGGCGAGAGGGGGCGGATGCGGGCGCCGGTGGGGAGGGAGGCGTCGGGCCAGACGACGACGTAGGACGTGCCGTATTCGAGGGCGCCGCGGTGGGCGATCGTTTGGCGGGCGTCGAGGCCGTTGGCTTGCCAGTGGGCCCATGCCAGCGCGTCGTCTGCCGCGCGGGCGGCGCGGAAGCCGTCGACGGCCAATGACCGGCTGAAGGTATCCGAGACCAGGGGCAGCCAGTTGCATTGGCTGCGGTCGGCGAGCTGGAGGAGCGCGCGCGTCGTGTCGCCCGGTAGGAACGGCCGGTCGTGGTCGCCGGCGAGGTAGCGCTTGACCTTGCCGAGGCGGCCGTCGCGGCGGAGGTCGCGGTCGAGTGCGGCGACGGCGTCGTCGACGAGGGCAGGCGTGAGAGGCATATGGGGTCCTTAGGGGCATTCAGGGGCCCCTCAGGGCCCATTAGCCGCACTTTCAGGTAGCGAATGAATTCGTGTTCATGCGGGCGTGTGTTCGGCGCTGTAGCGCGGGAATACGGGCGAAGAGCGGCGGTCTAGGGGGCGGGCGAGGGTGGCCCGCGGGATAACCGGAGGGCATGCGCATCGACTGGCAGATGCCATGTCGGACCGGGAGGCGAGGGAGGGGGCGGGGAGGGGGTGGTCCCCAGGTCCGCGGCGCGACCTGGCTGCCCGTACATGCACAGGCTTGCCGTGCCTCCGGGGGGAGAGGCGCGGGCGGGGAGAGGGTCGCCCCAAGGTCACGCGCTCGCGTGGCCCTCGCGGCGCATGAGGGTCCGGAGGGCGATGCCCTCGCGGACGCTGCGATCGTAGAGGTCGCTTGCGGCCTTGGCCTTGGCCTCGGGCGACCAGCCGCCGGCGGGATCGCCAACGGGCACGGGCCGCAGTGAGCAACAACATCCCGTGTGCCGGGTGAAGCGGCGGCCGGAGTAGACCGGGCCGCGGCTGATGAGGGTGAGGCATCGGGCGCACGGGTTGCCGTCTCCGACCATGGCCCAGCCGTTGATATGGCGGTCGCGGCCGGCGCGGGTAACGAGGCGGTCGGTTCCCGCGTCGAGCACGGCGGTCTGGATCGCGCGGAGGGCCTTGTCGCGGGCGAGGACGAGGGCGGCGGCGGTAAGCTCGCCGGCCTCGGATGCCCTGGCGAGGTTGAAGCTCCCGACCTCGGCGCCGACGGCGCGCTCGAGGCGGCGGGGGTCGACGACGGCGCGGGACGCCGGCGCGGCGGTGGAGGCGGTGAAGCCTGCCGCCTCGAGGTGGCCGCGAAGAGCGCTTCGGCGTCGGCTTCGGCGGCGGCGCGTCCGGCGATGAGGAGGGGTAGGACGTGCAGGCGGAGCCACGCGGGGAAGTCGTCGGCGAAGGTCTCGGTGTTGACGTGGCGATCCCAGAGGATCCCGGCGGCGAGCTGTACGCGGGCGGCGTTGCGGATGGCATCGCCGACGTGGGCACGGGCGAGGGCGTCGAGCGCTGCGCCGAGGTCGTCGGAGTTGACGCCGACGGTGGCGAGCGTCGTGGGGTTCGCGGCGACCTTGGCAGCGAGAGCGGCGTTCATATCGATGGGCACGGGGGCTCCTGAAGGGTGTGAAGGGCCGTCGAGCGCGTACGCAGCGCGCGCCCTCTCCTGGGATGGTTTACTGCGCACGCGCTCGACGGTTTGGTCCGAGGTGGTCCGCCCTTGGCGGCCTCGGCTGGGTGGCCGTGACCCGTGGCACGGCCGAGCTGGACCGGCTGGCAAACGGACCGGTCCAGCTGGTCTATGGGGCTAGTGGGCCGTCCCGAAGTGGACCGTGCGCGTCCCGCGGTGTCCCGCGGCGCGCCGGATGAGAGACCGCTCACGCCAGGTGAGGTAGACGCCGGAGGCGTCACTGAGACGAGCCGAGTGGTCCGCGAATGTCTCCTGCTCGATCCCGCGGGGGTTCTCGAACTCTCGCCGGGCGGCCTTGAGAATGACGAGCGGCACGATGGGCGGGCACTTGAGAACCCAGGCCTCGGCGGTCGCCGGGGTGACCTCGGCAACGGCGAGTGTGGCAGCCTCGGCGC belongs to Agromyces archimandritae and includes:
- a CDS encoding ABC transporter substrate-binding protein, whose translation is MTHRPRRRLPRLAAALALTGAVALAASACAGGGSEQADASDPLDVGQISDSIAFFPLFVAEQQGFFDDEGVELGERPRLGTGAKLAAALTSGSIDVAAGVITDAFNLQEQDDRARVTGALVTEYYVDVIVGEGFDGPAADAPVEERAAALVGKNIGITGPGSGTEALVTYLFESIGKDPSTDATLVNLGGSAPAAIGALSEGQVDALAFFQPVGQMAVSEGVGEIYISPQRGDIPAMEDELHGVLFSTTAALDAKGEQILAFNRAIDSALAFIAEEPDAAAELLAEYLGSTDAATLDALIALLPDEMADATAIDETGYRTAVDFHLESGLIDRAPAYDEIVWEDARR
- a CDS encoding ABC transporter permease — encoded protein: MTAAHTIPAGAASGAPASGCPVKEARRRSWWSRNGRRTTVWMLRVALFLAFLGAWQLASATVANPLFISNPAAVWNQLIEWIADGTLPTHTWITVQEVAAGYAIGVVTGALLGFLLAAVHLVYDVFEPFMMALYSIPKVALAPLFIVWFGIGIEMKIILAAVSVFFLVFLNTAAGVRDVDRGLIDAVRLMGASRRQVALKVVLPAAMTGLLTGLKVSIPYALIGAVIGELVASNRGLGYLINDSAAQFNTAGVFAAVAVLTVLAMLLNGIVALISSRAGRWKPLDEA
- a CDS encoding ABC transporter ATP-binding protein, producing MSGVLEIERLTKEFQRDDVATVALRDFSLSIGTGSFVTVLGRSGCGKSTMLNLLSGLQKPTSGRVLHHGRPHTGPTPDIGYLTQSDTLMPWRTVQRNVEMPLEIAGTGRAERRATAEDLIARVGLAGFADSYPRELSGGMRRRASLARMLASGAETILMDEPFGALDAQLRRELQGELLRLWAQTRQTVVFVTHDIDEALLLGDRVVVLGALGRILLDLEIGLGRPRDLEAIAETPAFAELRHTFAAALRAGAEAGSEAAA
- a CDS encoding DUF6282 family protein; amino-acid sequence: MPEHPRPSDHSRRLVQGAYDVHVHIAPDVMRRRITDLELAARFADLGMAGFVLKSHYVPTAERASLVRAVHPEVDAVGAVTLNASVGGMNPVAVEIAARSGARFVWMPTVDSANQRSSLAAAPEGSTPPMWAALQQDLRDRGIDSPPVEVLGADGEVALACGQVLDLIARHDLTLATGHLHGDESARVIAAARDRGVRRIVVTHPEFTSQRIPVEAQRALVPSGALLERCLTTPLTGKVSWADWLGNIRAAGPEHSVISSDLGQPFNPPVEDGLAIAADILLGDGFGEAEVRTMIVHNSRFLVGAAPLDDAPAAHHELQETTP
- the nadE gene encoding ammonia-dependent NAD(+) synthetase, producing the protein MRELQERIIADLHVSPSIDPAAEVRRRIDFLKDYLRGGGAGGFVLGISGGQDSTLAGRLCALAVAELADAGSPARFLAVRLPYGVQHDEDDARLALDFIEAPETVDFGIRGGVDGLAADFLEAAGAPISDFGKGNVKARMRMIAQYALAGENGLLVVGTDHAAEAVTGFFTKYGDGGADVLPLTGLTKRQGRAMLEYLGAPERLYLKIPTADLLDENPGQSDEANLGIGYRDIDAYLEGEEIDDEVAARIERRYLQTEHKRRTPASLFDEWWRPGA
- a CDS encoding aldo/keto reductase; the encoded protein is MTFSAIPERYDRMEYRRVGRSGLKLPALSLGLWHNFGDGRPFETQRAIVRRAFDLGITHFDLANNYGPPPGSAEANFGRILAGDLAAYRDEIIVSTKAGYRMGPGPYGEWGSRKNLTASLDASLGRLGLDYVDVYYSHRPDPDTPIEETMGALAQAVRAGKALYVGVSNYSAAETRAARDALAAEGVPLTIHQPRYSVFDRHVEDDGLFDALEELGAGAIVFSPLAQGLLTDRYLGGVPEDSRAATSGFLPRERVDAAYLERARALDAVARGRGQSLAQLALSWVLRVPQIASALIGASSVAQLEQNVAALDAAPLDTEEVAAVEPFTAHGSVLG
- the msrA gene encoding peptide-methionine (S)-S-oxide reductase MsrA, translated to METYVLAGGCFWCLDAVYRTLRGVADVVSGYTGGTVADPDYELVCTGTTGHAEAVAVTFDPEVLPPEVVLDVFFTLHDPTQLNRQGADVGTQYRSAMFYTDEAQRERFEAARKRAAEWWPGEIVTTIEPLGAFFPAEEYHQDFFAKNPGQGYCLAVALPKVNKIRRSYAEYVQA
- a CDS encoding single-stranded DNA-binding protein, with protein sequence MADHITITGFVGNEPQVIPTKNGQAMTVFRIGSTRRRRTENGWEDAGTNWYGVTAHRYLGQNAHASIKKGDPVVVSGQLRVTDWENGERRGTNLDIVADAIGHDLGWGRSVFARSITRSTSPDAGADEAWPETGPASADGDPGDAAEDPAGDLPTEPADATPVPF
- a CDS encoding DUF6993 domain-containing protein, translating into MRSAHPLRRIAAAASAVAVIAALAACTSDPSPAPSPSPSASERPSPTPAGPPELDPDGGAVDNLGYFDHVNRTTAATEPGVDGRVFIDALVAAGFDKAAMQVTADRTTLGSEADSVQFSVTWKGECLIGQYGPGSDGYQSAVQPELGTSGCLIGATRPIDW
- a CDS encoding phage portal protein translates to MVRKPRRRLPLYAVELAGVDIAGARLAEVYTPTDRQAWALPENSSHWRPAGDPEPHPLGVTPWVRFRDRLDDEPRGLIAPLVPLQLQVNEIRFEMLVAMQYSSFRQRWATGLMLSDETGDEPRDGAGDGPGFEPGADRLWTSDSTDTKFGEFAQTDVSGHLAAYSSAVKTLAAIAQINPNILTGDLINVSAEGLASLNDSTQRRLNEYELLFGEAWEAVFRLAAQAAGQPLEGPSAAVRWRDTEARSLAATVDALGKLRQTLDVPVEALWERVPGVTNDDVDRWRAMRDADPLHALTAAVTNGAPVLATAPDSTAPGA
- a CDS encoding phage portal protein, translating into MPLTPALVDDAVAALDRDLRRDGRLGKVKRYLAGDHDRPFLPGDTTRALLQLADRSQCNWLPLVSDTFSRSLAVDGFRAARAADDALAWAHWQANGLDARQTIAHRGALEYGTSYVVVWPDASLPTGARIRPLSPLRSAAWYANPDADFPSTPSSSPA